A window of Branchiostoma floridae strain S238N-H82 chromosome 9, Bfl_VNyyK, whole genome shotgun sequence genomic DNA:
ACAAATCACCAAAATCGACAGGAATGCGCCAAGAACTAAAAAGAGAATTCGAAGAATCAGAATCAGACCGAGATGAACGATGCTCTACGTTTAGTTCTTAGTCACGAAGTAGCCCGGCCGTTTCCCGTGAATTCTATGTGGATAGCATTGAGCAACTCTACAAGTTGCATTTAATATTGTATTCCTGTCAGAAAAAACATCTGTCTTTTGTCAGTCCCTACCTTAACTACCACCTTCCCTCAAAAGGCCCGTTTCTATTTCCCAAGGCGTTATTTGCAACTAATAATTAGTACCCAGTCGGACAAGCTTCTGTGCGGTGGGTAGACCTACTCTAAACTAGTTCGACATTATGGAGCGGCTACGCAAACTGCACCGGCGTTTTCCAACCAAAATGCTGCTGAAACATCGACGATTGTTACTGGTGACTACAATGATTATGGTCTTCTTTGCTGTAAGATATATGAACATCGCAGGTCGCATGTTAAAAGTTGCAGACGGTAAGAAGCCATTTCTGGGTGTTCACTAGAGTCGTCTCTAAACTCTAGACATTATGCAGGTCCTGTGCAAAGTTCAGCTACGTTTTAGAACCAAAATTCTACTAAAACATCGACAATTGTTTCTGGTGACTTCGTTGATTCTGGTCTTCTTTCCTGTAAGGTGCTTCAACGTTGCAGACGGTAAAAGTATTCACTGAGCTTTTTGAATAATTTTCACGGTTTACATCCTATTTGTCTGTGCTATATAATGTAATCTTTGCAGTGCCGTAGCGATTAGGTTCTATATTCTATCCTTTTTGTTTCGATTTGGTTTACTTTCTTCGTGTAAGGTACAACAGACCATACTTAACACAATACGTATACACTGAAGAAATTATCTTATGGTATAGATAGAAATTGTTATAAATTTGGCCCCATTTAAGGTCTCTTTGAAAGACGGGCGCAACCTCAATCGGTGGTATCGTGTGTGGCATGACAGGTATAGCGTTCGACTCGGAATCTAGGGTttccgagttcgatactcgccgtgcccccgacgttgtgccctttggaaaggcacttaacacgacctttcTTACTTCaactaggtgtaaaaatgggtaccgtCAAGAAGGTAAAAGgaagactacctttaccatcTGTctatactgtgtatgtggctgggttgtagccagcacccgtccttccgtcctttgacggaattttgcaccTGGGGACGAAAAAATATgttgcccattccgtcccctgtgacagacaaaaattgatatgtaaagatataaaaaatcttaaatcatcatcattggtcggcTGCgacgcaggcgactgtaagtttcttccaagaccttctgtcggcagctttttttaccaaaacagatgccgttgaaatagaaaatagcgtttcagagggtctagatatAAAAATGTCAGGGACACCGGACCCTCCTAGGAACGTCGTGCGACGTCTCTTGCTTTCGGTGCTTGATAGGATTTCCATCCAAAATTGAGGGGATGAAATTGCTtgcaggctggctacaaccctggtatgTGGTACTTTTGATATAAGTTACTGCAGCTGATttcagtgcagtgccacattgtcctcatctgtccaaaagcaaaaagaagaagaacaaaaaactgagatgccctacccagcgAGAATTCAGCATCGATAAATGcatgtattcatttttttcttttagactTATGGTACACGAATGCCTACCTACAAACTATGAAACCAGTTGCCATCCACCACAACACCGGTCAACAGAACACAGAAATTGCTTGCGTCATCGAGTCCTCCCTCGGAAGCTGTGACGGAATCGGTTTTGCTTCTCTTGTTTTGCAGACAATAGACGAAATCACAACATGTTTGGTAATGTTTTTAGTAATTTTTGTTTAATGTCAAAAAATATTGAACATAGAAATATTATATTCTTCGTGGTATAGATATCTATTTtccaataaaaacatttttgtgtgcTCTTAAAGTCCTACGGAAAAACCAATTGATACGTAAATGAGGGGGGAAATGAGCCTCGGCAGTTCATAAACGAATCCGATAGGTGGCGTGGTTACCATCCTTCTGGTGTGTCATtatatagaactttattgcacgacgaTTGTACATGAtaaaatgtatggcaacaactattgcACAAGGCACAAAATAGAGGtttaggataaagcttaacaacatACTATattagttaacataacaataagggctaacaaaACATAcggatatgaataagtcaatatattgggtctagcatgtcatgtCATTTACACTGTTGGTTCTAAGGTAAAAGCATCCCTGAATATATTTGCCTACAGTGTGGATTGTCGCCTCCCAGCATGTAGTTGAATTtgtctatcgaacagagagtaacAAATTATTTAGAggaagcggaaagtaatgtgaacagctctgtgcgtctGTCATTttatcgtgaacaatccataataaagtgacgttcgtcttcgatcttaTTTGGgtagaatggacaaaacctctggtctaTAGATGGGTGTGATGCTAAAAATTGCCATTTATTTCATACAGGCGCGAGGGTTTGTTCCAACAGTCATTTGGACGGACTGTGATTATTGTGGGCCACCTGGATCTGACGTGAACTATTGGACATGGTTTTTCAAAGGTAAAACGcctgatgaaaaaaatatgaatgaatacCCCTCACACTTGTGCgaatattcaagtccgtatgtaCTACGTATAAGTTCCGTACCAACATTTTGTTGGCTGATTTGAGCTTGTCATGAGTATACAAAAAGTTCAAGCTGACAAATATTATCTATTTTTTGTCCTTAGCGATAAATGAAGGCATAGAGGAAACAGCTGGGACCAGAGTGTGCGTGGCGCCTACTACGCCTCTGTTTATCAGTTCTTCGGTACGTATCCGGTAATCTTCGGTATATGTTTTCGGTAATCTTCGGCAAGTATTCGGTAGTATTCGGTTTGTATTAAATACATTTAACTCTTGACTCTACGTTGATTGGGATTGCtatcattttttattgtatttttctatttatttctttttgctGGGGGTCGCAATCAATTAATAATTTATTTTAGTCTTTTTTAGTCTTTATTCActatttttcatttgtttagCTGTACCTGACTCGACCGGGTGCAATAGGTGAATTGGACGATTTCCGGTTTGCTGACATGGAACGCAAGGTGACGAACTTCTGGCAACCAATCACGGCAGAGACTCGGGCGCTTGCCAATTACGTCATATCCGGTTACCTGAAGCCAGCCGATCGAGTTGAAAATGTTGTCAATAGTTTCTACCGCAACCATATGGAGGGATACGTTAATATAGGTTAGTGCTGACCGTTTTTCAAGCAAATTTTGCTACATAAGTCTCTTTGTCTTTCATGTAAGAAAAAACATAGAACGCTGAGAATCATTCATGTAAGAATACGACGTACGGGCAAcatgctactctccaagcagaggtttggctccggctgtcttttAACGgtctttagtcgtttttatcgggctttctaataCAAGAtacgatacaaaatagaaagcccgataaaaacgatcctaacctctgcttggagagtagcaacaTGCAATGTACCCAGTAACTtcaacgatttttttttcatcgacTTGTTTTGTCTCGCTTGTCTTAAGATTTTGTGTGCACCGAAATAATAGTCGTTTCATATAACTAGACAAAATAATTATTTGTATCAGACAcataaatatttacaatttcatCCACAGGTGTCCATTTACGACTTTCAAAGGGCCATAGTGAAGAGATGAcgaacttctttcagcaaagaAGTCCCAAATTACACAAGTTCATTCAAGTCGTACAACGCGTCATAAACGACGCCATTGCAACACACGCTGGTAGAGAAATTCGCATATTTCTAGCATCGGACACGGATGAAGCTATCGACGCATTTAAGGCAGAgtttaaagacaacaaagtcCTAAATATCAGCGCTTGCCGAGGAGAACATTGCAGATCGCAGAAAGAAGGAGAGAAGGTTTTGACAGACATTTTGCTGATGGCTAAATGCGACTACTTAGTGCACGATGAATCGAATGTTGTGGCTATATCGTATTACTACAACACCAACATCAAAAGTTATTACGTCAGTGGAGACCCGTCCGACCACAAACGGTTGAACGCGCGATCTCGCTTTGACGCAGACGACCTTTTTCGTCAGGCCGTTTCCAGGGTGACCAATAACATCCGGGTCCCTCTCGCTTGGCGGGAAAGCTCGCTTTTGATTGGCCTAACCGCAAAGTGGCACGTCCTGTGGGGGATTTTGAATTCGGATCTACCAATGGAGGATGTCGGATGTTACTTCAGGAATATCAAATTGAGCAAGTGTCGCGAAGAGTTTCAGAGATCAGAGTTTGCAAAGGATAGCGACCTCAGAGATTTAATGCACATATAGCATAAAAAGTATACAAGTATAACACATTATACGTGTCTGGCTATTGTCTGTACTGCGGTCGTTTACAGTTTTTCTTTTAACAAAGGGACTACAATAGAGAGATAGATATGTTCATTCATGTACAGGAGTGTCTGCGACCAGGTTTTTATAGATATAGTGACCAGaaatagatatatagatatgtaacgttatgtctgtaTATCAGACATATAAAGTAGAAATCTATGTCACTATCCTGACAAGCAAATTTTTCACTGCATTATATCGTTTTATACAATACGTAATAAGTTAATGATATTTTGATTGTCGCTTCATAATCACGAATAAAAGATATACCGACCCATAATTTTACACCCCCTTAGAATGAATATACCTAACGTTACTAGTTATCTTCGTCAGAATGTTGTCTATGTTTTGGTttggtgcgtgtgtgtgttggtgtgtgtgaacaataaaaatagaaaaacaCGTCGCGGTAGACAGTGTCGATATTTAGTATGTGACCAGTTCTGTTTACATGATGTGAACTCCAATTCAGTGCGTTTTGAATAAAACAGGTTTAAAGATTTGTTAACATGCTAAAAAAGGAGTGAAAGCTTTATTCGTTTCATTATATACTAACGTTAGGTCGTTTTGTAGTTTGAAAAAGATCAAGTTGCAACAATGAAACATGAACGAATGCCAGTAAAAACATAAACACCATCACCTGGTCAGACCACACCTGTTCTGAATCACGCAGGTGTGGTGTGTACGTGTACTCATGGCAAAATGTGAGGTTACCAAAAAAGGTCAACACGTGTGGTCATGTCAGCATGCACATATACAAATCTTGTTATTTAACAATAGACTCTTCTATTCTAACAGAGTGTACGTGTTACTGTTACCGTAAAATTGCTTTTTtagtaaataaaaaaatctgaCAAATCTTGGCCTAATAATACCATAATGTGTGATAAGTTTGTATGCTTTGCAGTTAATTCGTATTCACACGtgtaaaaaataatttttgaccCGTTGGGTCAGGTTTAGCCGCCAAACTGTTTTGTGAATTTGCTTGACGACAAAAATATTTTCGAGCAAAAGAAATGGGCGAGTCTTAGCAACAGTGACGTGGACTAGTCTAAACTATGGCACACCCAAATCTCCTGTAGTCTAAAAATCGACACACCCATTGCAGTTTGTCTAATTGGATCAGACCATTTTACAAGTGCAAAGGAGGGTTCTTATTTTTCAAGAACGCACATTATCATTTTGAGAAATATCcttgaaaaaaatcacatttctgACTGAGACATAGCTTTGATGTAAAGTCTTTTATAAGTACATGCAGTATTAGAACGGATTCGTTACATAGTCGCCATTTTTGTGTGTGAGGTCAACTGTACTTGTTATCTTGTTATCTTGTAGCAGCCTTACAATACCGAAATCCACAGgaattttctgacgatttctttaTTCCatggccatatgtagattattctttGCCAAAATATAGTGACTTGctatgtttactcatcaaaacgtagtgtatttcagtagattatacactccttcatgtggtTTCCTTTGGCTTCCTGTGGATTCCTTTGGATTCCGGTATTGAGGTTGACCCGTTATCTTAGGCGGGTTGAAGAAGACTAGATAAACCGGTTTTGCCTAGTCTAAAATCGGAGGGCGAAACCCCTCGAGCCGTCTTATAACGGCAAGAAAGGCCTTTGGCAAGACGTCTTGACTTGAAGATCTGCTGGGTAAGTGTTCTTTTCTGTCAGAAActgttcaaaactgtctttAGCATGCGTGTATTTGGTAGGAGCACGGATGGTCAGTGCTACAATATGGTAGTGACTGTTTGAATCCCTGAACGGTTTTTGGGGTCAATTTTGTGGGTGTGTTTGCTGTTTGCGTAGCAAGGTGGTACAGACAGTATTGGCTTTGTAAATATGGCATCCTAGGACTCAAAGCTTTCAAAACCAGTCTTACGCGGCCCTCTGGTGCGTCTAAACGTTTCATACACTGCCTCTGTTTTACAGTTTTAAGTTCTATACAAAATTATCGTCAACGAATTGCCTTATAGCTAGGTCTAGGTTAGACTGATAGTGAATGTCACAGTAAAGGTGTGGTAGATATAACAATAGCATACCTGTATAAGACAGGTGTGGCTGATCAAATAAACATTGTACAAAGGAAAGTGTCAAGCTTCTTTCATACAAATCCTCCGTTTAAAATTAGAAGATGAAAAGATCAAGAAAATGTTGTTTCATTGGTTGATCACGTGAAAGTAAGGATTTTCCCGCCTAAATTGGCACTGTTGGCATTGTGCCTACTTTATATTTCACTCCCTCAAGGGAAGTGAAATATATTACATTTATCACACTTCTTCAACTATTTCGCAAGAAATGACATGATATGGAAGTAATTTGAACCCATACACATTCGTTTCCAATATGTAGGCCCTTATTGTTCTTTacttgcatgagaaaggtaTAATGAGTAAAATATACCACGTTTGCTCGCAGATGTTGCCTCTTTACTTGTCATTAGAATCATAGGGGTCAGTGACTTTTTCTTCACTTTAataattatttatttatataacTGAAAGTAATTGCTGTACGACATTTGTGACATTGTAGTTGGTTTTATACAGACATCATGGAAACGAGAGACCAATGGTTAATGAAATTATCTAAAAACTCATTATTAAATTTACCAATCATTATTGTAATGTCTAAGGTGACCAATCAAATTTCAGACATCATTTCCACTGATACTAAACATATTTGAAGCGTCAGAGTTCTAAATCGATCATGTGGATAGACCTAGACTTCTAAATCTATACCTGAAGACTCTTATTATCTTAGACATATCTGTACTAAGGTGATTGTATCAATGGAATTTAGGATGGGCCTTCAAGAACGATAAATGAtgggtgtgtgtatgtggtttCAGGCATGACTTAATCCGTTTTGTTGTGCCCTAAGAATCTAAAGAGATTCATTCAACGTAGCCTCCAAGGAACAAAGGGAGTTGAGTTAAAACAATGTGGTTGAAATTTTCATTCTGTTTATAATAAATTTGTCACTATTCTTGAAGTTAATAGACTTGAATTCGAAATTGTTTACtgtcaaaaatgtgttttcgCGGTGAggtaatttcgcggtagctggtGTCATTTATGaaaccacgaatttaaaacacCGCGAATTTTTCACGACTTACAGTACACATCAAAACCAAGTACTAGATTTAGATGCCATTCCAACTGAAACCAGATAATCTTTCTGAAAATATCAGAGTTCAAAATGTATTGTGCGAATAGACCCAGAAGACACGCAACAAAGGAATGAGGGATGGGCATTACAAAACGCAAAGTGTCGGGTGTGATTTGAGATATAATTAAAGGTGTGGCTGTATACAGTCAACTGATCGGTGCTTCTATTGgctttcattgaaaaaaaatatttaattaTAACAATCTTGTAAGTTTTTAATATAAATAATCTAAAAAGACAGCTATAAAATATGATTTCCGTTTATAGttagtttttctttgtttacaattGATAAGACAAGTTATGACAAGAGTGAATGCAAAGTGACCCGACAAGTGACCTGAGAAAAGCGTTTTTCTTCCAAACATTCCAGACTTGCATATCTATAATGAATGACAGCTAGCTGTCTAAGTCTCAATTGTTTATACTCTCTTTGTACAATTCCATTGAATGACTGCTGTCTAAATCTTAATTGTCTCTACTCTCCTTGTACAATTACATTGAAGACAGCTGTCTACATCTTAATTGTTTCTAAGCTTCCTGTATACAGTATTTGTTTGAGGACGGATACACTTTTGCTCttcaatatttcaaatattACAACAGACACATTCAACTTCATACGGTTTTCACTGTCTGATCACGCAACAGAAAGGATTAACTCATAAAATATTTACGAACACAGGCTTGTCGTTCGCAACGCCACATACACCGGAACCATGAGTAAGTTGATGTGGCAGAGCACAAGCTTTAACTGTGGCAACTGTGACAACAGTCTGACTGGACACCGCTACGTCAACCGCGAGTCCAACCACTACTGCTTGAAATGTTACGAGAAGCTGTTCGCCTTCCCCTGCGAGCACTGCCACAAGAAGATCGGCACTGACGTGAAGGTGAGTTCAAGGACAAAATGGCGCCCTTGGTCTAAGTCAATATtagcctgcccccctccccacttcgaATTTTCCCAGAATTCCACTTCTTGACATCGCAACATCCGAAAATGGTTCTTTAGGCTGATTTGTGTCTAGTTACCACATGTTTAGATATGTGGTTTTCCTCTTGAAATGTAAGATTTAGAGGCTGCCCCCTCCCACCTCAATGTTTCCCAGAATTCCACTCAACAAAGCAGCAGCGCGAACGATGAAAGGGTAATCTTCAATCTTTGTGGTTTATTATACTGTTCATCCTTGTACACCTTATTTTAAAGCTCCCCCTTCTCCTAAAAAAAACCCACAAGAACACGATGCCTACTGACAAACGGTTCTTTTATATATGGCTTCATGTTTAATTAACCATGTCGTTGGGCGTTGCACAAAAGTGTCAATCTCTTTTGGGACGAAGCCAGCAATAATTATTCTCACATGAGTTGTGGTTCAAAGACGTATACAAAACAACCTTGTCAAAACAAATCTACTCATCTAATATACAAGGTCGTCATTTATATCCTCTAAAATTCGTTGTTAAAAACTGCAACACTGTGTAATGTAATAATTATTGTGCGGCAAAATCTACTTCCTGACATATTTCTGTTAATCGCTCTCACAATATGACCTCCCcttttaatttttattaatttgaATATACATGTTATCTGTTGGATCCATATATACATGTTAGGCAACAATGTACCAACCAACTGTATATTATGATCATATAAGCATAGCACGCGAAACAATAGCCAAATTGATTACTCAGTGCCCCCATTGACATGTTATGAATATGTCTACACATCCTAGTTTTTACCTTTAAACACGACAGAGCCT
This region includes:
- the LOC118423063 gene encoding uncharacterized protein LOC118423063 gives rise to the protein MERLRKLHRRFPTKMLLKHRRLLLVTTMIMVFFAVRYMNIAGRMLKVADDLWYTNAYLQTMKPVAIHHNTGQQNTEIACVIESSLGSCDGIGFASLVLQTIDEITTCLARGFVPTVIWTDCDYCGPPGSDVNYWTWFFKAINEGIEETAGTRVCVAPTTPLFISSSLYLTRPGAIGELDDFRFADMERKVTNFWQPITAETRALANYVISGYLKPADRVENVVNSFYRNHMEGYVNIGVHLRLSKGHSEEMTNFFQQRSPKLHKFIQVVQRVINDAIATHAGREIRIFLASDTDEAIDAFKAEFKDNKVLNISACRGEHCRSQKEGEKVLTDILLMAKCDYLVHDESNVVAISYYYNTNIKSYYVSGDPSDHKRLNARSRFDADDLFRQAVSRVTNNIRVPLAWRESSLLIGLTAKWHVLWGILNSDLPMEDVGCYFRNIKLSKCREEFQRSEFAKDSDLRDLMHI